The following coding sequences lie in one Calditerrivibrio sp. genomic window:
- the fmt gene encoding methionyl-tRNA formyltransferase, giving the protein MKIVFMGTPEMAVPTLDRLVGNGYDIPLVVCQPDKPKGRGNKLQPPPVKEYALAKGLEVFQPEKLRNNLEAIQKIADVTPDFLVVVAYGKILPKEVLDIPRYAPINVHFSLLPKYRGAAPVNWAIINGEQETGVTTMKMDEGLDTGDILLMRSLPISLDDTAITLSEKLSVLGAELLIETLKRYDNITPIPQDHTKHTYAPIIKKEDGKIDFSRPAEEIERMIRGFQPWPTAYAFYKGKMVKFFKGEVIDIKGDPGKVLEVTKNDFTIGCGNRALKVLELQLEGKNRMNTKSFLAGNNIDIGDLFE; this is encoded by the coding sequence ATGAAAATAGTGTTCATGGGGACTCCTGAGATGGCTGTCCCCACTCTTGATAGACTGGTGGGAAATGGATATGATATACCTCTTGTTGTTTGTCAACCAGACAAGCCTAAGGGTAGAGGTAACAAACTACAACCACCACCTGTGAAGGAGTATGCATTGGCAAAGGGATTAGAAGTCTTCCAACCAGAAAAGTTGAGGAACAATCTGGAGGCTATCCAAAAGATTGCTGATGTTACCCCTGACTTTTTGGTTGTTGTTGCTTATGGTAAGATTTTGCCAAAAGAGGTCCTGGATATCCCCAGATATGCCCCGATAAATGTCCATTTCTCGCTGCTACCAAAGTATAGGGGAGCTGCCCCTGTAAATTGGGCTATTATAAATGGTGAACAAGAGACTGGTGTGACAACAATGAAGATGGATGAGGGGCTTGATACTGGTGATATACTTCTTATGAGGAGTTTACCGATATCCCTTGATGATACAGCGATAACCCTTTCGGAAAAATTATCAGTTTTGGGTGCTGAGCTTTTGATTGAGACATTGAAAAGATACGATAATATAACACCTATACCACAGGATCATACCAAACATACATACGCTCCCATCATAAAAAAAGAGGATGGGAAGATCGATTTTTCAAGACCTGCAGAAGAGATAGAAAGAATGATTAGGGGTTTTCAACCTTGGCCAACAGCGTATGCCTTTTATAAAGGGAAGATGGTGAAATTTTTTAAGGGGGAGGTCATAGATATCAAAGGAGATCCTGGAAAGGTATTGGAGGTAACAAAGAATGACTTTACGATAGGTTGTGGTAACAGGGCACTAAAGGTGTTGGAACTACAGTTGGAAGGGAAAAATAGAATGAATACGAAGAGCTTTTTAGCTGGGAACAACATCGATATTGGAGATTTATTTGAATAA
- a CDS encoding TIGR04283 family arsenosugar biosynthesis glycosyltransferase gives MRISVIIPVLKEYDRVGYFEALEKELVEHDVEIIVVDCEDGDNTISLIKSDKVIKILSPKGRGEQINKGAEVAKGEILVFLHADSFISKGHILEIINNADRYDYGAFRLKIDHNKAIFRVIETMANIRTKLFRLPYGDQTIFIKKETLAKIGGVSSIKLFEDVDLVLRCRKQGLRFYFSNCYSYTSARRWLKKGIIKTSVKNLFFLTLFLFGKNPNKLYYRYYGK, from the coding sequence ATGAGGATATCTGTTATAATACCTGTTTTAAAGGAATATGATAGAGTAGGTTACTTTGAAGCCCTTGAAAAGGAGCTTGTTGAACATGATGTGGAGATTATCGTAGTAGATTGTGAAGATGGGGATAATACAATATCCTTGATTAAATCCGATAAAGTTATAAAAATATTATCCCCAAAAGGCAGAGGAGAACAGATAAACAAAGGTGCTGAGGTGGCAAAAGGTGAGATTTTAGTTTTTTTGCACGCGGACAGTTTTATAAGTAAGGGACATATCTTAGAAATAATAAATAATGCAGATAGATATGATTATGGAGCATTTAGATTAAAGATAGATCACAATAAGGCGATTTTTAGAGTTATAGAGACCATGGCAAATATTAGGACAAAGCTTTTCAGGCTACCCTATGGTGATCAGACTATTTTCATCAAAAAAGAGACTTTAGCAAAAATAGGTGGTGTAAGCTCAATAAAGCTCTTTGAGGATGTTGATCTTGTCTTAAGATGCAGGAAACAAGGGCTTAGGTTCTATTTTTCTAATTGCTATTCCTATACATCAGCGAGGAGATGGCTTAAAAAGGGCATAATCAAAACTTCGGTGAAAAATCTCTTCTTCCTCACCCTTTTCCTTTTTGGTAAGAATCCAAACAAGCTTTACTATAGGTACTACGGTAAGTAA
- the htpX gene encoding zinc metalloprotease HtpX gives MNTLKTALLMTLLTILFLLIGKMLGGQQGMIMALVIALAMNFFSYWFSDKIVLKMYGAREVTEAEAPNLYNMVRRIASKAQIPMPKVYIMETPTPNAFATGRNPENAAVAVTTGILHLLEPEELEGVIAHEIAHINNRDILIGTIAATFAAAIMFLADMARWAMIFGGSKSDEEEGGNPLSAVGAILAMIIAPLAATLIQMAISRSREYLADETGARYCGNPRALASALKKIAYGNEALPMDAKPATAHMFIMSPLSGSSILHLFSTHPPIEKRIERLEAMAMGRI, from the coding sequence ATGAACACTTTAAAAACAGCCCTACTGATGACACTTTTGACAATCCTTTTCCTTTTGATAGGTAAAATGTTAGGTGGACAGCAAGGTATGATCATGGCACTTGTAATTGCTTTAGCCATGAACTTCTTTTCATATTGGTTTAGTGATAAGATAGTGCTCAAAATGTATGGAGCAAGGGAAGTGACAGAAGCTGAAGCTCCAAATCTTTATAACATGGTAAGGAGAATTGCCTCAAAAGCCCAAATCCCTATGCCAAAGGTGTATATAATGGAAACACCAACACCAAATGCCTTTGCAACAGGTAGAAACCCTGAAAATGCTGCTGTAGCGGTAACTACTGGGATATTACATCTTTTGGAGCCTGAAGAGCTTGAAGGGGTTATAGCCCATGAGATAGCCCACATAAATAATAGAGATATTCTAATAGGTACTATTGCTGCTACCTTTGCTGCAGCGATAATGTTTTTGGCAGACATGGCAAGATGGGCTATGATATTTGGCGGATCAAAGAGTGATGAAGAGGAAGGTGGTAATCCACTTTCTGCAGTTGGAGCAATACTGGCGATGATTATTGCTCCTTTGGCTGCTACCCTTATTCAGATGGCTATTTCTAGATCAAGGGAATACTTAGCTGATGAGACTGGGGCAAGATATTGTGGTAATCCAAGAGCTCTTGCTTCGGCACTAAAAAAGATTGCTTATGGTAATGAAGCGTTGCCGATGGATGCAAAGCCTGCCACTGCACATATGTTTATTATGAGTCCTCTAAGTGGTAGCAGTATCCTACATCTTTTTTCCACACATCCACCTATTGAAAAGAGGATAGAACGTTTGGAAGCCATGGCAATGGGAAGGATATAA
- a CDS encoding DUF116 domain-containing protein, which yields MNNALTPERKRIFIFFLFCTSLVVILFIGVIWYVSFKGLGEISSFLGMLFTAVVAFIGFFLFFSTLILVFAMVSGKQSKLSIKLRGIVTKLLFPIVLKLAKFFRIDKDKVIRSFIAVNNELVLESIKSKKINNLLILLPHCIQLENCELKVSHNILNCKKCGKCDIGDLAKLSEKYNLNIKVATGGTIARRIVKDTRPELIIAVACERDMLSGIQDTYPLPVIGLINDRPFGPCINTKVSVAMIEKTLMEINYKEVT from the coding sequence TTGAATAACGCTCTAACTCCAGAGAGAAAAAGGATCTTCATCTTTTTCCTTTTTTGTACATCCCTTGTTGTTATCCTTTTTATAGGGGTTATATGGTATGTATCCTTCAAAGGTTTAGGGGAGATTTCATCTTTTTTGGGTATGTTGTTTACTGCTGTTGTAGCTTTTATTGGATTTTTTCTGTTTTTTTCCACGCTCATTTTGGTTTTTGCAATGGTATCTGGAAAGCAATCCAAGTTAAGTATAAAGCTAAGGGGTATAGTTACGAAGCTATTGTTTCCTATAGTCTTAAAATTAGCCAAATTTTTTAGAATTGACAAGGACAAAGTCATAAGATCCTTCATCGCTGTGAATAATGAACTTGTCTTAGAATCCATCAAGTCTAAAAAAATAAATAACCTTCTTATACTTTTACCCCACTGTATACAGTTGGAAAACTGTGAATTAAAAGTTTCACACAATATATTAAATTGTAAAAAATGTGGCAAATGTGACATAGGTGATCTTGCAAAATTATCTGAAAAGTATAATTTAAATATCAAAGTTGCCACTGGTGGTACAATAGCAAGACGAATAGTAAAAGATACAAGGCCTGAGTTGATCATAGCTGTAGCTTGCGAAAGGGACATGTTAAGTGGTATTCAGGATACATATCCACTACCGGTAATCGGATTGATAAATGATAGACCATTTGGTCCATGTATCAATACAAAAGTGAGTGTTGCAATGATAGAGAAAACACTGATGGAGATAAATTATAAGGAGGTAACATGA
- a CDS encoding LL-diaminopimelate aminotransferase — MSEFMQNIIAERLGGKMFGKDTKIYKFEKIKRAKRAALEANPEAELIDMGVGEPDDMADISIVETLCTEARKKENRFYSDNGIQEFKDAAAEYMKKRFGVDINPITEVNHSIGSKPALAMIPFCLINPGDYALMTVPGYPVTGTITKYIGGEVYNMPLLKENNFLPDLDTVPEDIAKKAKILYINYPNNPTGAIAPVSFFEKVVAFAKKYDIAVIHDAAYIELTYGEKQESFLSVPGAKEVGIEIHSLSKSFNMTGWRMAFVCGNEVLVKAFATVKDNNDSGQFIPIQKAAAYALRNPQIISGITDKYKRRLKRVAEILRKNGFFVNEPKGTFYLYFEIPKGTKSGRKFNNAEEFCDFLIREKLISSVPWDDAGNFLRFTVTFEAKDLQDEERILNEIEKRISSEEYVF, encoded by the coding sequence ATGAGCGAATTTATGCAAAACATAATTGCTGAGAGACTTGGTGGTAAAATGTTTGGTAAGGATACCAAAATCTACAAGTTTGAAAAGATAAAAAGAGCTAAAAGAGCTGCATTAGAAGCTAATCCTGAGGCGGAGCTTATCGATATGGGGGTTGGGGAGCCGGATGATATGGCGGATATCTCAATTGTTGAGACATTATGCACTGAAGCGAGAAAAAAGGAGAATAGGTTTTATTCTGATAATGGTATCCAGGAGTTTAAAGATGCTGCAGCAGAGTACATGAAAAAGAGATTCGGGGTAGACATCAACCCTATCACCGAAGTTAATCATAGTATAGGTTCAAAGCCTGCTCTTGCAATGATCCCTTTTTGCCTTATTAATCCTGGAGACTATGCACTGATGACGGTACCAGGTTACCCTGTGACTGGGACCATCACAAAGTATATCGGTGGTGAAGTATATAATATGCCTTTATTAAAGGAAAACAACTTTCTTCCTGACTTGGATACTGTACCTGAGGATATTGCTAAAAAGGCTAAGATACTGTATATAAACTATCCAAACAATCCCACTGGGGCTATTGCACCAGTGAGTTTTTTTGAAAAGGTAGTAGCTTTTGCTAAAAAGTATGACATCGCGGTAATTCATGATGCTGCATATATAGAGCTAACCTATGGTGAGAAACAGGAATCCTTTTTGTCTGTGCCTGGAGCAAAGGAAGTGGGGATAGAGATCCACTCTTTATCCAAATCTTTTAATATGACTGGGTGGAGAATGGCTTTTGTTTGCGGTAATGAGGTTTTGGTAAAAGCATTTGCTACGGTAAAAGATAACAACGATTCTGGCCAATTTATCCCTATACAAAAAGCTGCGGCTTATGCATTAAGAAACCCACAGATCATCTCTGGGATTACTGATAAGTATAAAAGAAGACTTAAAAGGGTTGCAGAGATACTTAGGAAAAATGGTTTTTTTGTAAACGAGCCAAAGGGGACTTTTTATCTCTATTTTGAAATTCCAAAAGGGACGAAAAGTGGTAGAAAGTTTAATAATGCTGAGGAGTTTTGCGATTTTCTCATAAGGGAAAAGTTGATATCGTCGGTGCCCTGGGATGATGCAGGTAACTTTTTAAGGTTCACAGTTACCTTTGAAGCAAAGGATCTTCAAGATGAAGAGCGTATTTTAAATGAGATCGAAAAAAGGATATCCAGCGAAGAGTATGTATTTTAG
- a CDS encoding DUF4384 domain-containing protein: MFALRIFLILLLAFTYAIGSQSKITEAEGYACLNEDRTKKQVEEIALNEAKRNAIEHVATYIQSETEIKNFQLKKDLITAYSKAQINILQLQGRWDNNPPKIGDCYRVWIKADVIPDEKLTKKSLENLDDPSAPLKIQVWTDKKEYITGDKIKIYIKGNKPFYSRILYTQSDGSIVQILPNLHRKDNYFQGGIVYEIPSGSDKFDLEVAPPFGEESITVYASTNPLGEIQLKPAESVYKVLSTSKEINDKTRGVKITEGSKNKVAEFYETTLSIKTGK; the protein is encoded by the coding sequence ATGTTTGCTCTAAGAATCTTTTTAATCCTATTGTTAGCATTTACCTATGCCATTGGATCCCAATCAAAGATCACCGAGGCAGAGGGTTATGCCTGCTTAAATGAAGACAGAACAAAAAAGCAAGTTGAAGAGATTGCTTTAAATGAAGCCAAAAGGAACGCCATTGAACATGTTGCAACATATATTCAATCAGAGACTGAGATAAAAAACTTTCAACTGAAAAAAGATCTTATTACCGCTTATTCAAAAGCCCAAATAAATATCCTACAGTTACAGGGTAGATGGGACAATAACCCACCAAAAATTGGGGATTGTTATAGAGTATGGATAAAAGCAGATGTAATCCCAGACGAGAAATTAACAAAAAAATCTTTAGAAAATCTTGACGACCCATCTGCACCATTAAAAATCCAGGTATGGACCGATAAAAAAGAATATATCACTGGTGATAAGATAAAGATATACATCAAAGGGAACAAACCATTTTATTCCAGAATACTTTATACCCAAAGCGATGGTAGTATTGTTCAGATTTTACCAAATCTCCACCGAAAGGATAACTACTTTCAAGGGGGGATAGTTTACGAGATCCCCTCAGGCAGTGATAAGTTTGATCTGGAAGTTGCTCCCCCATTCGGTGAGGAAAGTATCACAGTCTACGCAAGTACTAACCCATTAGGGGAAATCCAGCTTAAGCCTGCGGAATCTGTTTATAAAGTCCTTTCAACATCAAAAGAGATAAACGATAAAACCAGAGGAGTAAAAATTACTGAAGGTTCAAAAAATAAGGTAGCTGAGTTTTATGAAACCACACTTAGCATAAAAACGGGAAAGTAG